attatttgtttttcatgaaaCGCTAGCTATACACGTACATCTAGGTACTGcatttcttttcaaatattGTATTTCTCCTCACAATACAGGCCATGTTCAAACACAAACGTATTgttcaaacattttattgttttgcttaaaatttacaatacctTCAAGATGCTGCATACCTGTACTGAAAGACAATCaatgttatttgaattttacattattacgTTGTCCACATAGAATAGGCATTGCGTAACTATGTACTTTTGATGATTTTAACTCCCCATTACTCAATGAAATACACAGTCATGTAGTACGTGTGTATCGATTCTAAAATATGGGTACAACTGGCAGGATTTCAAAGAATATTTCTTACCGCACTATTGGTACAGTTCCACCATTTAAACAATCGAGCTGAAAATTGAACGAAGTCTCTAAGTTGAGTAAAAAAAGAAGCAATGAACATGTCCCTGCggagatacatgtatcttaccTTTTCTTTTGTGTCGAAAGTGGATATTTACCATGAGTtgttaaatctttaaaaccaCATCAAATATTACATGGAGTATGTGCGGATTTTATTCCTTGGGCTGATATTCACCACATTTTTTATTGTGCTTTACCTCGTGTTGTCAAGTTATAGTCACACAAGCTATGGATATAAAATTGAAAGTGATGTCCATAGCTTCTTTATCTTTGAAGGTTAGTATTGCTTACATCTTCAATGGAGGGACACATGCACTGAACAATCGGTTTAACTGAACCAACgatttataaatttacatttatgtatatcTATTATAAAATCCTGAACGAATGCCTACACCATGTATAGTTTACAAACGTGTGCAAAGAAATCGACGGGGGAATACTATATCGTACCAACGTCCTAATACTTTGTTTAGGATGATaccaaaaaatctttatttctcTCTGTTCGATCGTATAAATATTCTCATACTGTAATGTGCTGACTATATCCCtcgtaaattaaattttttttgtttggtcAGTTGCGTATAAGTGCGATCCTCAAGGTCCCGTTTGCGTCAGTAAGGAAAAGACAACGAAATTGACACATgagatttaaattttcatgatatttgaaatttgttttttttatgaagatgTATCGATTATTTTACATGCTTTTTAACCTTTTACAGAGTTTCTCGGTTGTAACAGTTAGGTCCATTGTACCCTCATGGCTATAATTTTGCTAGTTAAAGGAAATGTGTCATTGATTTGTCGATCATTGAGAGACCTGctatttaaaaccaaataaaactTGCGGGCGCCTGcaagttgttattttttttaatccaataaTTAATATGTGTCTATTAATAAGCTAAAATGAAAACCAACTTACTCTTTATAATTATGCTTTGGTATAAAATTGACAAGTATGAAACATACGACGATTAAATTCATTACTATGAACAGGATATTTGAAGTCTCGTATGCGTTATTTACCGATAGTCTTACCTCATCCAAAATGATGGACATAAATGCAATTCATATCAAAGTTACCATGCATCACGTTCGTACATGTAACTGTATCAgttatttaaagataaatcaaATGGATTAAGTGCATAATTTTGCACTTTATGAAGATCAATCATACTGATTTCATCCTGAAAAATACACGCATCTTATTTGCAGAATAtaccatatttatttattttttttagttttctttaaaacattttacaataagatttgtgttttatttcaacgTTTTAACTTGTTTaactaatttcatttttttcttcattttatctcacagaataataaaaaaaaaagtccagatgaaacaaattttctttcaatgtttataattctgatacatttctttttttttattacgatCAGAGAACATCAAGTCCGCCATAATCAACGAGAAAACGACTAACAGCACAGAGTACGCAAAATACATAATCCCGTACGATAACCAGACATTGTGTCAAAGTATCCCAGACACAAAAAACTGGACATTCCAATGCAGTGTACAGTGCAAGGAATTAAAACTAACGGACATTCCAACGACTAAAGTGGACGTAATCAAGTCTTGCTCTATGTTGCAGGAAGGGGTTTCGTGGTCACTCATTGCAAATCGGACATTTTTTCACGTCccatttaaatcaaaatgtctGGACAATTTGATAAAAGATCATTGCTCAACTTCCAACGCTGTGCCAAATATTGCCCATTATGTATGGTTCTCAAAGAAGGAGATGAACTTCTATCACTTTTTAAGCTTCGTGAGCACCTTAAAACATTTGAATCCATGCCTGGTTCTAGTTCACGGGGAGGTGCCTTTTGGACTGTATTGggaatatattgttttaatcgCGAACAATATCATCAATGTGAAAATGTCTCCTCCAACAaccatatttgatagaaaaattggTCGAATTGAACATCAGGCTGATGTTGCCagacttcttatcttgaaaggTAAACATTCTTTATGCTCATATGGTTGAATATAGAAAGGTAGGTAACTCAATcgttatttttgttcatgttCATCTGatgttttttcttcaataaaagtTTGAGTGATACAAAAAAATCTAGTATTACCAGTATTTCCTTATTTTAGACCTATTTTCAATCATGGTTGTatgtttttcagtttttatttaaCTGAATATTTAACTAAATATACGTGAAATGTAGTACTGTTCATGTTTGCTTCACTGATTtatctttggatttttttcttgtatttgaAATAACATGGAGACGATAAATGTTTATCAGATTTTTCTCATCCATTATCCGCTCGTTTCATGCTGTGAACGAACTGATTTCTTTTAACtctattcttttattttcagaatATGGAGGAATTTATCTTGACACAGATGAAGTTATATTAAGATCTTTAGATAACTTATTGAACTACACTTTTACCTTAAGTCACGCCGTTGATAATAACTTAAGCAATGGTCTGATACTTGCATCTCCGAATGCAACTTTCATTTCTCATTGGTTAGACGGATACAGGACATACACAAAGGCCCAGTGGGCTTACCATTCCACCATTTTACCATGTAAACTGTCAAAACAATATCCAGATTTATTGCACGTGGAGAATAAAACATTTGTCAGACCAAATTATACTCAACTACCACTGTTATTCAAGAAGAACTTTAATTGGTCTCAGAATTACGGCATTCATTTGTACATACGTTTCTACAAAAGTATGCATACATTTAATGACATAAGACGTTTGAATACGACCATGGGTTCTGTGGCTAGATACATCTTGTATGACACGAAAGAACTTTGTTTCGACACGTAGGTATCTTGTTTAGTAGATAGATACAATGTAGTTACTTTAttttctg
The nucleotide sequence above comes from Magallana gigas chromosome 2, xbMagGiga1.1, whole genome shotgun sequence. Encoded proteins:
- the LOC105317758 gene encoding uncharacterized protein isoform X1; its protein translation is MFNSAKDSKPTETKWRHFFVMVVMSTVIFAAIFTMRPTLVIHPIVAMGVLNRPQFIRTTLIRTQQLQRITGEENIKSAIINEKTTNSTEYAKYIIPYDNQTLCQSIPDTKNWTFQCSVQCKELKLTDIPTTKVDVIKSCSMLQEGVSWSLIANRTFFHVPFKSKCLDNLIKDHCSTSNAVPNIAHYVWFSKKEMNFYHFLSFVSTLKHLNPCLVLVHGEVPFGLYWEYIVLIANNIINVKMSPPTTIFDRKIGRIEHQADVARLLILKEYGGIYLDTDEVILRSLDNLLNYTFTLSHAVDNNLSNGLILASPNATFISHWLDGYRTYTKAQWAYHSTILPCKLSKQYPDLLHVENKTFVRPNYTQLPLLFKKNFNWSQNYGIHLYIRFYKSMHTFNDIRRLNTTMGSVARYILYDTKELCFDT
- the LOC105317758 gene encoding uncharacterized protein isoform X2, with product MEYVRILFLGLIFTTFFIVLYLVLSSYSHTSYGYKIESDVHSFFIFEENIKSAIINEKTTNSTEYAKYIIPYDNQTLCQSIPDTKNWTFQCSVQCKELKLTDIPTTKVDVIKSCSMLQEGVSWSLIANRTFFHVPFKSKCLDNLIKDHCSTSNAVPNIAHYVWFSKKEMNFYHFLSFVSTLKHLNPCLVLVHGEVPFGLYWEYIVLIANNIINVKMSPPTTIFDRKIGRIEHQADVARLLILKEYGGIYLDTDEVILRSLDNLLNYTFTLSHAVDNNLSNGLILASPNATFISHWLDGYRTYTKAQWAYHSTILPCKLSKQYPDLLHVENKTFVRPNYTQLPLLFKKNFNWSQNYGIHLYIRFYKSMHTFNDIRRLNTTMGSVARYILYDTKELCFDT